One window from the genome of Nisaea sediminum encodes:
- a CDS encoding P-II family nitrogen regulator, with the protein MKLIMAIVKPFKLDEVRESLTALGIQGLTVSEVKGFGRQKGQTEIYRGAEYAVNFLPKVKVEVAVPDDLAEQVVEAIQKAANTGRIGDGKVFVLDVSQAVRIRTGETGNDAL; encoded by the coding sequence ATGAAACTGATCATGGCAATCGTAAAGCCCTTCAAGCTTGACGAGGTCCGCGAATCACTGACCGCCCTGGGGATCCAGGGGCTGACGGTCAGCGAAGTCAAGGGCTTCGGACGGCAGAAGGGGCAAACCGAAATCTATCGCGGCGCGGAATACGCCGTGAATTTCCTTCCGAAGGTCAAAGTCGAAGTGGCGGTGCCGGACGACTTGGCGGAACAGGTGGTGGAAGCCATCCAGAAGGCAGCGAATACCGGTCGCATCGGCGACGGCAAGGTCTTCGTGCTGGATGTCTCCCAAGCCGTCCGGATCCGTACCGGTGAGACCGGCAACGACGCGCTTTAA
- a CDS encoding ammonium transporter: MRKFFGFSALAAVTASITIALTESASAAVEPETAFIFNTLSFMIHGFLVMWMAAGFCMLEAGLVRTKNTTMQCAKNITIYSVAGILYWLVGYNLMYMDVSGFMGSFAVWSASDDVITADGFTGDGSGYAAASDWYFQMVFVAATASIVSGTVAERVKVFPFLIFTILLTGIIYPIQGSWTWGGGWLSEMGFSDFAGSTIVHSVGGWAALAGAIIIGARKGKYGSDGSVHPMPGSNLPLATLGTFCLWLGWFGFNGGSQLAMGSAADIRDIATIYVNTNMAAAAGVTAAVILTQIIYKKLDLTMALNGALGGLVAITAEPLAPSIGIAVLIGAIGGILVVVAVPMLDKLKIDDVVGAIPVHLVCGIWGTIAVVLSNGDASFATQIIGIVSIGAFVLITSAIVWIVLKLTIGLRASEEEEALGLDRSECGLEAYPEFGGGSQRV, from the coding sequence ATGAGAAAATTTTTCGGCTTTTCCGCTCTGGCGGCCGTTACCGCGTCGATCACGATCGCGCTGACTGAGTCCGCATCGGCTGCCGTCGAACCAGAGACGGCCTTCATCTTCAACACGCTGTCCTTCATGATTCACGGTTTCCTCGTGATGTGGATGGCGGCCGGTTTCTGCATGCTCGAGGCGGGCCTGGTCCGCACCAAGAACACGACCATGCAGTGCGCCAAGAACATCACCATCTACTCCGTCGCGGGCATCCTCTACTGGCTCGTCGGCTACAACCTTATGTACATGGACGTCAGCGGCTTCATGGGCTCCTTCGCGGTCTGGTCCGCCTCTGACGACGTGATCACCGCCGACGGCTTCACCGGCGACGGCAGCGGTTACGCGGCGGCCTCCGACTGGTACTTCCAGATGGTGTTCGTGGCGGCAACGGCTTCCATCGTCTCCGGCACCGTTGCCGAGCGCGTCAAGGTGTTCCCGTTCCTGATCTTCACGATCCTGCTGACCGGCATCATTTACCCGATCCAGGGCTCCTGGACCTGGGGCGGCGGCTGGCTGAGCGAGATGGGTTTCTCCGACTTCGCCGGTTCCACCATCGTGCACTCCGTCGGTGGCTGGGCGGCGCTTGCCGGTGCCATCATCATCGGTGCGCGCAAAGGCAAGTACGGCAGCGACGGTTCCGTTCACCCGATGCCGGGTTCGAACCTGCCGCTGGCGACTCTCGGCACCTTCTGCCTCTGGCTCGGCTGGTTCGGCTTCAATGGCGGCTCCCAGCTCGCCATGGGTTCCGCTGCCGACATTCGTGACATCGCGACCATCTACGTGAACACGAACATGGCTGCTGCTGCCGGCGTGACGGCTGCGGTGATCCTGACTCAGATCATCTACAAGAAGCTGGACCTGACCATGGCGCTGAACGGTGCCCTGGGCGGTCTCGTTGCCATCACCGCCGAGCCGCTTGCCCCGAGCATCGGCATTGCGGTGCTGATCGGTGCCATCGGCGGTATCCTCGTCGTGGTCGCGGTTCCGATGCTGGACAAGCTGAAGATCGACGATGTCGTCGGTGCGATCCCGGTTCACCTCGTCTGCGGTATCTGGGGCACCATTGCGGTGGTCCTGTCCAACGGCGATGCGAGCTTCGCAACGCAGATCATCGGTATCGTCTCCATCGGCGCCTTCGTCCTGATCACCAGCGCGATCGTCTGGATCGTCCTGAAGCTCACCATCGGGCTCCGGGCCAGCGAGGAAGAGGAAGCCCTCGGTCTCGATCGTTCCGAGTGCGGTCTCGAAGCCTACCCCGAGTTCGGCGGCGGCTCCCAGCGGGTCTGA
- a CDS encoding aminotransferase class I/II-fold pyridoxal phosphate-dependent enzyme: MINPALQPLSDYTFARLNRMLEGIEPAAGKRPIMLSVGEPQIQPPAFVNEIIAANGHLWNKYPPPKGDLDFREAVVAWLGRRYGLPSGLLDPERHVTSISGTREALYQLGFLAVPERKNGQQPVILMPNPLYHSYRGAAMLGRAEPVYMNATEENGFLPHPENVAPEILERTALCFLCTPSNPQGRVATLDYLKRAIELARRYDFMLAVDECYAEIYRGDPPPGGLEAAAALGDNLENIVVLHSLSKRSSAPGMRSGFLAGDPELVKRYGEYIMFGSASTPLPLLHAATALWKDEAHVEANRAHYAENWRIASRVLGNKKGYHEAEAGFFVCMPSEDAEGLTKTLWREEAVKIVPVGLMAREDANGVNPGDPFVRIALVYDTETTEEGLRRIAPYF; encoded by the coding sequence ATGATTAACCCGGCGCTTCAACCGCTTAGCGACTATACCTTCGCGCGCCTGAACAGAATGCTGGAGGGCATCGAGCCCGCCGCCGGCAAGCGTCCGATCATGCTCTCCGTGGGGGAACCGCAGATCCAGCCGCCCGCCTTCGTCAACGAGATCATCGCGGCCAACGGTCATCTCTGGAACAAGTACCCGCCACCGAAAGGCGATCTTGACTTCCGTGAGGCGGTCGTCGCCTGGCTCGGCCGGCGCTATGGCCTGCCGTCCGGCCTGCTCGACCCGGAGCGCCATGTCACCTCGATCTCGGGCACGCGCGAGGCGCTCTATCAGCTTGGTTTCCTGGCGGTTCCGGAACGCAAGAACGGGCAGCAGCCGGTCATCCTGATGCCGAACCCGCTTTATCATTCCTATCGCGGTGCGGCGATGCTGGGGCGGGCCGAGCCCGTCTACATGAACGCGACAGAGGAAAACGGCTTCCTGCCCCATCCGGAAAACGTGGCGCCGGAAATCCTTGAGCGGACCGCGCTCTGCTTCCTCTGTACGCCTAGCAATCCGCAGGGCCGGGTGGCGACGCTGGATTATCTGAAGCGGGCGATTGAGCTGGCGCGACGGTACGACTTCATGCTGGCGGTGGACGAGTGCTACGCCGAGATCTACCGCGGCGACCCGCCGCCGGGCGGCCTCGAGGCCGCAGCGGCGCTCGGTGACAACCTGGAGAACATCGTCGTCCTGCATTCGCTCTCGAAGCGCTCGAGCGCGCCGGGCATGCGCTCCGGTTTCCTCGCGGGCGATCCGGAACTGGTGAAGCGCTACGGCGAATACATCATGTTCGGCAGCGCCTCGACGCCGCTGCCGCTGTTGCATGCGGCGACGGCGCTCTGGAAGGATGAGGCCCATGTCGAGGCCAACCGCGCGCATTACGCCGAAAACTGGCGCATCGCCAGCCGGGTGCTTGGCAACAAGAAGGGTTATCACGAGGCGGAAGCCGGCTTCTTCGTCTGCATGCCGTCGGAGGATGCCGAGGGCCTGACCAAGACCCTCTGGCGCGAAGAGGCGGTGAAGATCGTTCCGGTCGGCCTGATGGCGCGGGAGGACGCGAACGGGGTCAATCCGGGCGATCCCTTCGTGCGCATCGCCCTCGTCTACGACACGGAAACCACGGAGGAAGGTCTGCGTCGCATCGCGCCCTATTTCTGA
- a CDS encoding DNA translocase FtsK: MSASTKSAGNDMSGGGFLPESARLYLRRRAAEFSGLALLVLAGLGAALLLSYAPADPSFNAAGSGDVQNLLGPAGAIVADVMLQTVGLVSAVPVLLFAVWGWRLMTHRPLERVALRIALLPFALIAGCLALSVLPVPEDWPLRAGLGGAVGTLVLTKISALGLLAALDALWIGAAAGLLAVSLLLWTFGASWREWLALARGAGRGVGTAAALGAKGGALGGRALGSGLEATANLARKGFDSVGRREPSLSGKREEEKPRLSSTPRKAPEVESSAPVLKAMPEEAAAPRKAAPAKKPAKASVAQASLDLPNAGDYELPAMDLLAEAQEGAAGPAPEALQENARMLESVLGDFGVKGEIGKIRHGPVVTLYELEPAPGTKSSRVIGLSDDIARSMSAVSVRVAVVPGRNVIGIELPNARRDTVYLREILESDIYERSGAKLGIALGKDIGGTPVVTDLARMPHLLIAGTTGSGKSVAVNTMILSLLYRHAPESCRMIMIDPKMLELSIYDGIPHLLSPVVTDPKKAVVALKWTVREMESRYRAMSKLGVRNIDGYNARLAEARKKGEVLKRRVQTGFDSETGKPVFEEEPLDLTPLPYIVVVIDEVADLMLVAGKDIEGAVQRLAQMARAAGIHVIMATQRPSVDVITGTIKANFPTRISFQVTSKIDSRTILGEQGAEQLLGQGDMLYMAGGGRITRVHGPFVSDEEVEDVVRHLRAQGEPEYNDSVTEDDGEGGEGGFGDLSGLTGGNTDSGDALYDQAVAIVAREGKASTSFIQRHLKIGYNRAATLIERMEADGVISQANHVGKREVLVRNPNEDE, from the coding sequence ATGAGCGCATCTACCAAGAGTGCCGGAAACGACATGTCGGGCGGCGGGTTCCTTCCCGAGAGCGCGCGTCTCTATCTGAGGCGCCGGGCGGCCGAGTTCTCCGGCCTTGCCCTGCTCGTCCTTGCCGGTCTCGGGGCCGCGCTGCTGCTGAGCTATGCCCCGGCCGACCCGTCCTTCAATGCCGCCGGTTCCGGAGATGTGCAGAACCTGCTCGGCCCGGCCGGAGCGATCGTTGCGGACGTCATGCTGCAGACCGTCGGTCTGGTCAGCGCCGTTCCGGTGCTTCTGTTCGCGGTCTGGGGCTGGCGCCTGATGACTCACCGGCCGCTGGAGCGGGTCGCGCTGCGCATCGCGCTGCTGCCCTTCGCGCTGATCGCGGGCTGTCTTGCGCTGTCGGTTCTGCCGGTGCCGGAAGACTGGCCGCTGAGGGCCGGACTCGGCGGTGCGGTCGGCACGCTGGTCCTGACCAAGATCTCGGCGCTCGGGCTGCTGGCGGCGCTGGACGCGCTCTGGATCGGTGCGGCCGCCGGCCTGCTGGCCGTCTCCCTCCTGCTCTGGACCTTCGGCGCCTCCTGGCGCGAATGGCTTGCGCTGGCGCGTGGGGCGGGCCGCGGTGTCGGGACCGCGGCTGCGCTCGGTGCCAAAGGCGGCGCACTTGGCGGCCGTGCGCTCGGCAGCGGCCTTGAGGCGACGGCCAACCTCGCCCGCAAGGGCTTTGACTCCGTCGGCCGGCGCGAGCCGTCTCTCAGCGGCAAGCGCGAGGAAGAGAAGCCGCGCCTGAGTTCCACGCCGCGCAAGGCGCCGGAGGTGGAATCCTCCGCGCCGGTGCTGAAGGCGATGCCGGAAGAGGCCGCCGCACCGCGCAAGGCGGCGCCGGCGAAGAAACCGGCCAAGGCCAGTGTCGCGCAGGCCAGTCTCGATCTCCCCAATGCGGGCGATTACGAACTTCCCGCGATGGATCTCCTCGCAGAAGCCCAGGAAGGCGCCGCCGGTCCCGCGCCGGAAGCGCTGCAGGAAAATGCCCGGATGCTGGAATCGGTGCTTGGCGATTTCGGCGTGAAGGGCGAGATCGGCAAGATCCGCCACGGTCCGGTGGTGACGCTCTATGAGCTCGAGCCGGCGCCCGGCACGAAATCTTCCCGCGTGATCGGCCTCTCCGACGACATCGCCCGCTCGATGAGCGCGGTCTCCGTCCGCGTCGCCGTGGTCCCAGGCCGTAACGTGATCGGCATCGAGCTGCCGAACGCGCGGCGCGATACGGTCTATCTGCGCGAGATCCTGGAATCGGACATCTACGAGCGTTCCGGCGCCAAGCTCGGCATCGCGCTCGGCAAGGATATCGGCGGCACCCCGGTGGTGACCGACCTCGCCCGCATGCCCCACCTGCTGATCGCCGGCACCACAGGCTCGGGCAAGTCGGTGGCGGTCAACACCATGATCCTCTCGCTCCTCTACCGGCATGCGCCGGAAAGCTGCCGGATGATCATGATCGATCCGAAGATGCTCGAACTCTCGATCTATGACGGCATTCCGCACCTGCTTTCCCCAGTCGTGACCGATCCGAAGAAGGCGGTGGTGGCGCTGAAATGGACCGTGCGCGAGATGGAAAGCCGCTACCGCGCCATGTCCAAGCTCGGCGTGCGCAATATTGACGGCTACAACGCCCGCCTCGCCGAGGCGCGCAAGAAGGGCGAGGTGCTGAAGCGCCGGGTGCAGACCGGGTTCGACAGCGAGACCGGCAAGCCGGTCTTCGAGGAAGAACCGCTCGACCTGACGCCGCTGCCCTACATCGTCGTGGTGATCGACGAGGTGGCGGACCTGATGCTGGTCGCCGGCAAGGATATCGAGGGTGCGGTGCAGCGTCTCGCCCAGATGGCCCGCGCCGCCGGCATCCATGTCATCATGGCGACCCAGCGCCCGTCGGTCGACGTCATCACCGGCACCATCAAGGCCAACTTCCCGACCCGGATCAGCTTTCAGGTCACCTCCAAGATCGACAGCCGCACCATCCTCGGCGAGCAGGGCGCGGAGCAGCTGCTCGGCCAGGGCGACATGCTCTACATGGCCGGCGGCGGCCGCATCACCCGCGTGCACGGCCCGTTCGTCAGCGACGAGGAGGTCGAGGACGTGGTCCGCCACCTCCGCGCCCAGGGCGAGCCGGAATACAATGACAGCGTCACCGAGGACGATGGCGAGGGCGGAGAGGGCGGCTTCGGCGATCTCTCGGGCCTGACCGGCGGCAACACGGACAGCGGCGACGCGCTCTACGACCAGGCGGTTGCCATCGTCGCCCGCGAGGGCAAGGCCTCCACCAGCTTCATCCAGCGGCACCTGAAGATCGGCTACAACCGTGCCGCGACGCTGATCGAGCGCATGGAGGCGGACGGCGTGATCAGCCAAGCCAACCATGTCGGCAAGCGCGAGGTCCTGGTGCGGAACCCGAACGAGGACGAATAA
- a CDS encoding LolA family protein, which yields MKKLIAFAALTLCLLLPQPSGAAPLSAEDKQVLKAIEAYFNGLTTLQARFLQVSNQGATAQGILSLKRPGLMRFEYDEPSPVLLVSDGTWLIFQDNELQQTTHVPLGSTPLAVLVEDPVDLTENLEVLEVARNPGVIRLLMRMRDDPEAGFIQMVFSDSPLELRQWTITDAQGVEVKVALLETRKGMELQDALFKPRDFATGKFNEK from the coding sequence ATGAAAAAGCTCATCGCCTTCGCCGCCCTGACGCTCTGTCTCCTCCTCCCGCAGCCTTCCGGCGCGGCGCCGCTCAGCGCCGAGGACAAGCAGGTGCTGAAGGCGATCGAGGCCTATTTCAACGGGCTGACCACGCTGCAGGCCCGCTTCCTCCAGGTCTCGAACCAGGGCGCGACGGCGCAGGGCATTCTCTCGCTGAAGCGGCCCGGCCTGATGCGGTTCGAATATGATGAGCCGTCGCCGGTGCTGCTGGTCTCGGACGGGACCTGGCTGATCTTCCAGGACAACGAGCTGCAGCAGACCACCCACGTGCCGCTCGGCAGCACGCCGCTTGCGGTGTTGGTCGAGGATCCGGTGGATCTGACCGAGAATCTCGAGGTGCTGGAGGTGGCCCGCAACCCGGGCGTGATCCGATTGCTGATGCGGATGCGCGACGATCCGGAAGCGGGTTTCATCCAGATGGTGTTCTCGGACTCTCCCTTGGAACTCCGGCAATGGACCATCACCGATGCCCAGGGCGTCGAGGTGAAGGTCGCCCTGCTGGAGACCCGCAAGGGCATGGAGCTGCAGGATGCGCTCTTCAAGCCGCGGGACTTCGCGACCGGGAAGTTCAACGAGAAATAG
- a CDS encoding sterol desaturase family protein encodes MTACRWQARETAAIFHQMDLSTQQLVQHKGLLILAWIALLFAAERLAPAVPRRGGWTRVLRNAVLWLLNGALSPLIVVPVSLWASSHALGWRPDWLAGWPGLIADILVLDMLIYWWHRLNHEIPFLWRFHEVHHLDEFLDVTSAVRFHFGEVLLSAGARAAVIILLGIPFTSVILFEVLVLFSAIFHHSNLKLPPRLESALSRVIVTPSIHWIHHHALRRDTDSNYATIFSWWDLAFRSRSRTTRTAEMKIGVESRHDEETLPLIALPFRERREPISR; translated from the coding sequence GTGACAGCGTGCCGCTGGCAGGCCCGCGAAACCGCTGCCATATTCCACCAGATGGACCTCTCCACGCAACAGCTAGTCCAGCATAAGGGTCTGCTGATCCTTGCATGGATCGCCCTGCTCTTCGCTGCCGAGCGCCTCGCTCCGGCGGTTCCGCGCCGGGGCGGCTGGACCCGGGTGCTGCGCAATGCCGTGCTCTGGCTGCTCAACGGCGCGCTCTCGCCGCTGATCGTGGTCCCTGTCTCGCTCTGGGCCTCGAGCCATGCGCTCGGCTGGCGACCCGACTGGCTCGCCGGCTGGCCGGGATTGATCGCCGATATCCTGGTTTTGGACATGCTGATCTACTGGTGGCACCGGCTGAACCACGAGATCCCGTTCCTCTGGCGCTTCCACGAGGTGCACCATCTCGATGAGTTTCTCGACGTCACCTCGGCCGTGAGGTTCCATTTCGGCGAGGTGCTGCTGAGCGCCGGCGCGCGGGCGGCGGTCATCATCCTGCTCGGTATCCCCTTCACCTCGGTGATCCTGTTCGAGGTGCTGGTGCTGTTCTCGGCGATCTTCCACCATTCCAACCTGAAGCTGCCGCCGCGTCTCGAGAGCGCGCTCTCCCGCGTGATCGTCACCCCGTCGATCCACTGGATCCATCATCACGCGCTCCGGCGGGACACGGATTCGAACTACGCGACGATCTTCAGCTGGTGGGACCTGGCGTTCCGCTCACGCAGCCGGACAACGCGGACAGCGGAGATGAAGATCGGGGTGGAGAGCCGACACGACGAGGAGACGCTGCCGCTGATCGCCCTGCCGTTCCGCGAGCGGCGCGAGCCTATTTCTCGTTGA
- a CDS encoding gamma-glutamyl-gamma-aminobutyrate hydrolase family protein, with protein MLSVPSLPLIGVTACHQQGQDHSVQRVSEKYVTCVPEAAGGLPLMIPALEAGQLDLDSLVAHLDGLLLTGSPSNVEPHHFNGPASVEGTEHDPRRDGVTLPLIRKAIEAGVPVLGICRGIQEMNVALGGTLHQRIFDFDDTFDHRMRRDVDFDMKYRPAHEIRMTPGGVLARIAGTETALVNSLHAQGIDKPGKNVVVEAVAPDGIVEAISVSGTKAFVLGVQWHPEWPRPIAGINRKIFEAFGEACRAHLGARLGLADAAE; from the coding sequence ATGCTGTCCGTTCCGTCTCTGCCCCTGATCGGTGTCACCGCCTGTCATCAGCAGGGACAGGATCATTCGGTACAGCGGGTTTCGGAGAAATATGTCACCTGCGTTCCGGAGGCCGCCGGCGGTCTGCCGTTGATGATTCCGGCGCTGGAGGCGGGGCAGCTCGATCTCGACAGCCTGGTTGCCCATCTCGACGGCCTGTTGCTGACCGGCAGCCCCTCCAATGTCGAGCCGCATCATTTCAACGGCCCGGCGAGCGTCGAGGGCACCGAGCATGATCCGCGCCGCGACGGTGTCACGCTGCCGCTGATCCGCAAGGCGATCGAGGCCGGGGTTCCGGTGCTTGGCATCTGCCGCGGCATTCAGGAGATGAACGTCGCGCTCGGCGGGACGCTGCACCAGCGCATTTTCGATTTCGACGACACGTTCGATCACCGTATGCGCCGCGACGTGGATTTCGACATGAAATACCGCCCGGCGCACGAGATCCGTATGACGCCCGGCGGCGTGCTTGCCCGGATCGCCGGCACCGAGACGGCGCTGGTGAATTCGCTCCACGCCCAGGGCATCGACAAGCCCGGCAAGAACGTCGTGGTCGAGGCGGTGGCGCCGGACGGGATCGTCGAGGCGATCAGCGTCTCCGGCACCAAGGCCTTCGTCCTCGGCGTGCAGTGGCATCCGGAATGGCCGCGGCCGATCGCCGGGATCAACCGGAAGATCTTCGAGGCTTTCGGCGAAGCCTGCCGAGCCCATCTCGGCGCCCGCCTCGGCCTTGCCGACGCCGCCGAATAG
- the xth gene encoding exodeoxyribonuclease III codes for MRIATWNINSVRLRLPTVLSFLQDHAPDVLCLQETKTEDQHFPAEALAEAGYTHQTIRGQKSYNGVAVVSRVPFTESDTRDWCGKSDCRHQAVRLDCGIELHNFYVPAGGDEPDPAVNDKFAHKLAFLDEMVEWFGSARSGKDPMVLVGDLNIAPLEHDVWSHKQLLKVVSHTPVEVEALARVQGGLGWIDAVRHFVPETEKLYSWWSYRSRDWEAADKGRRLDHVWVTEPLKPRLKSAAVVKAMRGGEKPSDHAPVIVELD; via the coding sequence ATGCGGATTGCCACCTGGAACATCAACTCCGTGCGCCTGCGCCTGCCGACCGTGCTCAGTTTCCTGCAGGACCACGCGCCGGACGTGCTCTGTCTCCAGGAGACCAAGACCGAGGACCAGCATTTCCCGGCCGAGGCGCTCGCCGAGGCGGGCTACACACACCAGACGATCCGCGGCCAGAAGAGCTATAACGGCGTCGCCGTCGTCTCTCGTGTGCCGTTTACGGAATCCGACACGCGCGACTGGTGCGGCAAGAGCGATTGCCGCCATCAGGCGGTTCGGCTCGATTGCGGGATCGAATTGCATAATTTCTACGTCCCGGCCGGCGGCGACGAGCCGGACCCGGCGGTCAACGACAAGTTCGCCCACAAGCTTGCCTTCCTCGACGAGATGGTCGAGTGGTTCGGCTCCGCGCGCAGCGGGAAAGACCCCATGGTGCTGGTCGGCGATCTCAATATTGCGCCGCTCGAGCACGATGTCTGGTCGCACAAGCAGCTCTTGAAGGTGGTCAGCCACACGCCTGTCGAGGTCGAGGCTCTGGCCAGGGTGCAGGGCGGCCTCGGCTGGATCGATGCCGTTCGCCATTTCGTTCCCGAAACGGAAAAGCTCTATTCCTGGTGGAGCTACCGCTCGCGCGATTGGGAAGCGGCCGACAAGGGCCGCCGTCTCGACCATGTCTGGGTCACCGAGCCGCTCAAGCCTCGGCTGAAATCGGCGGCGGTCGTGAAAGCCATGCGCGGCGGCGAAAAGCCGTCCGACCACGCGCCGGTGATCGTCGAGCTGGATTGA
- a CDS encoding metal-dependent hydrolase: MDSLTQAVLGATVAVAVAGPKIGPRKAALAGAVLGTLPDLDVLYRHGDPVSDFVLHRGWSHSLLVHAALTPLIGEGLMRLFKGLRQERVAAYLTVFLCLTTHALLDAMTVYGTRLLWPVVDTPFGVGSVFIIDPLYTLPLLAATLWALALPAWSGRLKRVTTGALALSTLYLGWSLLAQQIADSKARAAMAAAGLSAERVLATPMPFNTLLWRTIAVDGPVYYNIYQPVFGGPDSARIHAHPRLEPGGPCLDTLRPAATVAAFSKGYYRILRDEEGLRIADLRMGVTPSFVFDFRVAAPDGEAWKEIHPERIRAPRSAEGDVAWLLGAMFGDPEVRPAEAASLFEPGKTALAALPDAPACG, from the coding sequence TTGGATTCACTGACCCAGGCCGTCCTCGGCGCCACGGTCGCTGTCGCCGTCGCCGGACCGAAGATCGGCCCGCGCAAGGCCGCGCTCGCCGGCGCCGTTCTCGGCACGCTCCCCGATCTCGACGTGCTCTACAGGCATGGAGATCCGGTCAGCGACTTCGTGCTGCACCGGGGGTGGAGCCATTCCCTGCTGGTCCATGCCGCCCTCACGCCGCTGATCGGCGAGGGATTGATGCGGCTCTTCAAGGGCCTCAGGCAGGAGCGCGTGGCGGCCTATCTGACGGTCTTCCTCTGCCTGACGACCCATGCCCTGCTCGATGCGATGACGGTCTACGGAACGCGCCTGCTCTGGCCGGTTGTCGACACGCCCTTCGGCGTCGGGTCGGTCTTTATCATCGATCCGCTCTATACCCTTCCGCTGCTTGCGGCGACACTCTGGGCTCTGGCGTTGCCGGCGTGGAGCGGGCGGCTCAAACGGGTCACGACGGGCGCGCTGGCGCTCTCGACGCTTTATCTCGGCTGGTCTCTCTTGGCGCAGCAAATCGCCGATAGCAAGGCACGGGCGGCGATGGCGGCGGCGGGCCTCTCAGCGGAGCGGGTGCTCGCAACCCCGATGCCCTTCAACACCCTGCTCTGGCGCACCATCGCGGTGGACGGGCCGGTCTATTACAACATCTACCAACCGGTCTTCGGCGGTCCGGACAGCGCGCGCATCCACGCCCATCCGCGCCTCGAGCCCGGCGGCCCCTGCCTCGACACCCTGCGGCCGGCCGCAACGGTCGCGGCCTTTTCAAAGGGCTATTACCGGATCCTCCGCGACGAAGAAGGCCTCAGGATCGCCGATCTCCGCATGGGCGTGACCCCGAGCTTCGTCTTCGATTTCCGCGTCGCGGCACCGGACGGAGAAGCCTGGAAGGAGATCCATCCGGAACGGATACGCGCGCCGCGCTCCGCCGAAGGAGATGTCGCATGGCTGCTGGGCGCCATGTTTGGCGATCCGGAGGTTCGTCCGGCCGAGGCCGCGAGCCTGTTCGAACCGGGGAAGACCGCGCTGGCCGCGCTACCTGATGCGCCGGCTTGCGGTTAG
- a CDS encoding class I SAM-dependent methyltransferase — translation MSRLDSAIRRLQAQKLSLEWAVSAIAGRSGNAIELGLGNGRTFDHLRSLMPDRAFYVFDRQVAAHPDCIPADDRIFLGDFRETLVRARAQLGPTVLLAHLDIGTGEKQTSIALAAEIAPLVDALLADGAVVVSDQPVELPRWNAAPLPDGISPGRIHLYRIAAT, via the coding sequence GTGAGCCGTCTCGACAGCGCCATCCGCCGCCTCCAGGCGCAGAAACTGAGCCTGGAATGGGCCGTCTCGGCCATCGCCGGCCGTTCCGGAAACGCAATAGAACTCGGGCTCGGCAATGGCCGGACCTTCGATCATCTGCGTTCCCTGATGCCGGACCGGGCGTTCTACGTCTTCGACCGGCAGGTCGCCGCGCATCCGGATTGCATCCCGGCGGACGACCGGATCTTCCTCGGCGATTTCCGCGAAACCCTTGTGCGCGCGCGCGCTCAGCTCGGGCCCACCGTCCTGCTCGCGCATCTCGATATCGGCACCGGGGAAAAACAGACCAGCATCGCGCTCGCGGCGGAGATCGCGCCTCTGGTCGACGCCCTCCTCGCGGACGGCGCGGTCGTGGTGAGCGACCAGCCGGTCGAGCTGCCGCGCTGGAACGCCGCTCCGCTCCCCGACGGGATCAGCCCCGGACGGATACATCTCTACCGGATCGCCGCCACCTGA
- a CDS encoding cyclic nucleotide-binding domain-containing protein — MSLNEEVELLKNIPLFAKIEPSKLKLLAFTSERLNYADGQVLFNQGDSGDAAYIIIDGTASVLIDTDDGKIEVAQLSKGDVVGEIAILCDVPRTATVQAKQSLTTLKIAKEAFFRLVTDFPQIAVEIMRELAARLEQTNMRLRAALSDKDG, encoded by the coding sequence ATGAGCCTGAACGAAGAAGTCGAGCTGCTGAAGAACATTCCGCTCTTCGCCAAGATCGAGCCGTCGAAGCTGAAGCTGCTTGCCTTCACCTCCGAGCGGTTGAACTACGCGGACGGTCAGGTCTTGTTCAATCAGGGCGATTCCGGCGACGCCGCTTATATTATCATCGACGGTACAGCCTCGGTCCTGATTGATACCGATGACGGTAAGATCGAAGTGGCACAGCTCAGCAAAGGCGATGTGGTCGGCGAGATCGCCATTCTCTGCGACGTGCCCCGGACCGCCACGGTCCAGGCGAAGCAATCGCTGACGACCCTGAAGATCGCCAAGGAGGCCTTCTTCCGACTCGTCACCGATTTCCCGCAGATCGCGGTCGAGATCATGCGTGAACTGGCCGCGCGACTCGAGCAGACCAACATGCGCCTGCGCGCCGCGCTTTCCGACAAGGACGGGTAA